The stretch of DNA TGAAAGCCCCGCCTACGATCCTGCAGTCGCTGCGCGACGCTCCAGTCGCACCAGTGCCTGCCGTTCCCGACGACCGTCGCGCAGCGACTGAATGCGTGTAGGCGGGGGTTTCAACCCCCGACTGCGCGTCTCGTCGCGCTTCGGGAACACCAGCGAACATGCAATCGCCCTGCATGCCCTGCTCAGTCGCCTGACGCCCGTGCCAGGTTCGGGGCGCTGTGCTACCCTAAGCGGTCGAAACGATGGTGTGAGCGCTCCACGACTCGCGGCGGACGCACAAGGATCCCGGTGGCAGCAGTTCTCAGCTCAACAGGCGGCAGGGTGGGCGGCACGCTGGCCGTCACCCTGCTTCGGCGGCTCGGACAGGCGGCGGTCGTCCTGTTGCTCGTCAGCATGGTCGCCTTCGCGCTGGTGCTGCTGACCGGCGACCCCGTCGCCATGATGATGCCGATCCACGCCTCCGAGGCTGACCGCCGCGTGCTGGAGCAGCAGCTTGGCCTGGACCGGCCGTACGTCGTCCAGTACGTCGATTTCCTGGTCGGCATCGGGCGGGGCGAGCTGGGATCGTCGATCAAGTTCAACCAGCCGGTCGGCGCGCTGGTGCTCTCGAAGCTGCCCGCGACGCTGCTGCTGGCGTTCACGGCGATGGCACTGGCGGTCGGCGTCGGGCTGCCGCTCGGGATCCTGGCCGGCTCGCGCCCGAACAGCCTCTTCGACGCCGTCGCCACCGGGATCTCGCTGCTGGCGATCTCCCTGCCGACCTTCTGGATCGGGCTGATCCTGATCCTGATCTTCGCGGACCGGCTGCGGCTGCTGCCGGTCGGCGGGAGCGGCACGGCGGTCCACGTCATCATGCCGGCCCTGGCGCTCTCGGCTCACAGCATGGGCCTGATCACCCGGCTGACCCGCGCCAGCGTCGCCGAGGAGCTGCAGCGGCCGTACGTCATCACGGCGCGCTCGAAGGGCCTCTCCGACCGGCTGATCGGGTATCGGCACGTCCTCCGCAACGCGATGATCCCGACCGTCACCGTGATCGGGCTGCAGTTCGGGGCGCTGCTCGGCGGCTCGGTGATCGTCGAGGCGGTCTTCTCCTGGCCCGGCATCGGCTGGCTGCTGATGCAGGGGGTGTACGCCCGCGACGTGCCGCTGGTGCGGGCCCTGGTGCTGCTGATCGGCGCGGGGTTCATCCTCGTCAACCTGCTGGTCGATCTCTCGTATCGGCTGCTCGATCCACGGATTCGCTGATGAGCGCCTCCGAGCAGACGACCAGCCTGACCTCGGCAGCGGCTGTCACGGTTCCGCCGCCCGCCACGACAGTGGCCGTACGCCGTCGGCGGCGCATCAGCCTGCCGCCCTCGGCGTGGCTCGGG from Chloroflexota bacterium encodes:
- a CDS encoding ABC transporter permease, with amino-acid sequence MAVTLLRRLGQAAVVLLLVSMVAFALVLLTGDPVAMMMPIHASEADRRVLEQQLGLDRPYVVQYVDFLVGIGRGELGSSIKFNQPVGALVLSKLPATLLLAFTAMALAVGVGLPLGILAGSRPNSLFDAVATGISLLAISLPTFWIGLILILIFADRLRLLPVGGSGTAVHVIMPALALSAHSMGLITRLTRASVAEELQRPYVITARSKGLSDRLIGYRHVLRNAMIPTVTVIGLQFGALLGGSVIVEAVFSWPGIGWLLMQGVYARDVPLVRALVLLIGAGFILVNLLVDLSYRLLDPRIR